One stretch of Pedobacter riviphilus DNA includes these proteins:
- a CDS encoding RagB/SusD family nutrient uptake outer membrane protein: MKNIQLKTAAGIWLLMVIFSGCSKILEEEPRSIFTPDYFKTVTGVNGGLTSMYAHLRNMYGQSYFYNSLITGTDEATWGKDADGNFKDMDCSGVGSILSTSYPSSVLWSEAFPNINNASGIIENASAAGISSALVAEARFFRAFDYFLLVQTFGGVPLDLGAGELKFNTNPSRTSVRNTVPVVYTKAVFPDLLKAVADLPTTGRVTGGVTKVAAQLFLSKAYLTYAWWLQNPNNIPTYPEAARTDPDGHDANYYFQQAYDIATAAIENPGTFGLMDTYYDVNWAVNDRNKETLLYADHTQTSEKFNGGSLTFGSGGAPDNFAGWMMTWNYPNIRSGGISSVQREAEQHLGRPWNRMAPTIEVLKNTFADKTLDSRYDGTFTTVYRGNWPKGYNPPSSAPASLVNANGLSVVPGDAVLTFLNTDNPAIVYPTGAGISNVGAGILPGRADYVVAPGGISRIVYPGLWKLGPYRTDNGTGLGQPNAGSTRPFPVAKFSELYFVAAEAAVKGATTKAGKSARELINVIRARAGKWRFDNNGNVAKVADNSAAMMAATPATIDINYILAERSREYYAEGYRRYDLIRTQKWAELSATYTIAGIAYGDHTPQTVTRTITPALYLRPIPQAQIDGMQMSADEKKAYQNPGY, encoded by the coding sequence TCGTATTTCTATAATTCTTTGATAACCGGTACTGATGAGGCTACCTGGGGCAAAGATGCTGACGGGAACTTTAAAGATATGGACTGCTCTGGAGTGGGATCTATTTTATCAACAAGTTATCCGAGCAGTGTATTGTGGAGTGAGGCATTTCCAAACATTAACAATGCCAGTGGAATAATCGAAAACGCCAGTGCTGCAGGTATATCAAGTGCACTTGTGGCCGAGGCCAGGTTTTTCCGTGCTTTCGATTATTTTCTTTTGGTGCAAACTTTCGGTGGGGTTCCGCTCGATTTAGGCGCCGGAGAATTAAAATTTAATACCAATCCGTCAAGAACTTCTGTGAGAAATACCGTACCTGTGGTTTATACCAAAGCTGTATTTCCTGATCTTCTAAAAGCCGTGGCAGATCTGCCTACAACGGGAAGGGTTACAGGTGGTGTAACTAAGGTTGCTGCACAGCTATTTTTATCAAAAGCATATCTAACCTATGCATGGTGGCTTCAAAATCCCAATAATATTCCAACCTATCCTGAAGCTGCAAGAACCGACCCCGACGGACATGATGCTAATTACTATTTCCAGCAAGCGTATGATATTGCTACTGCTGCAATCGAAAACCCAGGCACATTTGGGCTGATGGATACCTATTATGACGTGAACTGGGCCGTGAATGACCGCAACAAAGAAACATTATTGTATGCTGATCATACTCAAACGAGTGAGAAATTTAATGGCGGAAGTTTAACCTTTGGAAGCGGCGGTGCGCCAGATAATTTTGCAGGCTGGATGATGACCTGGAACTATCCGAATATCCGTAGTGGAGGCATCAGTTCAGTTCAGCGTGAGGCCGAGCAGCATTTAGGCCGCCCATGGAACCGTATGGCGCCAACAATTGAGGTATTGAAGAATACCTTTGCCGATAAAACACTGGATTCGAGATATGATGGTACTTTTACCACCGTTTACAGAGGTAACTGGCCTAAAGGCTACAATCCACCATCAAGTGCGCCTGCATCATTGGTTAACGCAAATGGATTATCGGTAGTTCCTGGAGATGCAGTACTTACTTTTTTAAATACAGATAACCCTGCTATCGTTTACCCAACGGGTGCAGGCATCAGTAATGTAGGGGCGGGTATTCTACCTGGAAGAGCTGATTATGTGGTGGCTCCGGGTGGAATCAGCAGAATCGTTTATCCGGGACTTTGGAAACTGGGACCTTATCGCACCGATAACGGCACAGGACTAGGGCAGCCAAACGCGGGGAGTACACGTCCTTTTCCGGTAGCTAAATTTTCAGAACTTTACTTTGTTGCAGCAGAAGCCGCGGTAAAAGGAGCAACAACTAAAGCAGGTAAAAGTGCCCGCGAACTCATTAATGTGATTCGTGCAAGAGCTGGTAAATGGCGTTTTGATAATAATGGAAACGTGGCTAAAGTTGCAGACAATAGTGCTGCGATGATGGCAGCAACTCCAGCTACGATAGATATTAATTATATTTTGGCAGAACGCTCAAGAGAATATTATGCTGAAGGCTATCGTAGATACGACCTGATCCGTACCCAAAAATGGGCTGAACTTTCTGCTACGTATACCATTGCTGGAATTGCCTATGGCGATCACACGCCACAGACAGTAACCCGCACAATTACACCGGCATTATATTTACGGCCTATACCTCAGGCACAAATAGACGGAATGCAGATGAGTGCAGATGAAAAAAAGGCTTACCAGAATCCTGGTTATTAA